One genomic window of Motacilla alba alba isolate MOTALB_02 chromosome 3, Motacilla_alba_V1.0_pri, whole genome shotgun sequence includes the following:
- the SOS1 gene encoding son of sevenless homolog 1 isoform X3, whose amino-acid sequence MLCQAQPRSFLDVEDRVQKSFPHPIDKWAIADAQSAIEKRKRRNPLSLPVEKIHPLLKEVLGYKIDHQVSVYIVAVLEYISADILKLVGNYVRNIRHYEITKQDIKVAMCADKVLMDMFHQDVEDLSALTLSDEEPSTSGEQTYYDLVKSFMAEVRQYIRELNLIIRVFREPYASNSKLFSSHDVENIFSRISDIHELSVKLLGHIEDTVEMTDEGSPHPLVGSCFEDMAEELAFDPYESYAQDILRPGFHDHFLSQLSKPGAAFYLQSIGEGFKEAVQYVLPRLLLAPVYHCLHYFELLKQLEEKSEDEEDKECLKQAITALLNLQSSMERICSKSLAKRRLSESACRFYTQQMKGKQLAIKKMNEIQKNIDGWEGKDIGQCCNEFIMEGTLTRVGAKHERHIFLFDGLMICCKSNHGQPRLPGASNAEYRLKEKFFMRKVQINDKDDTNEYRHAFEIILKDENSVIFAAKSAEEKNNWMAALISLQYRSTLERMLDVTMLQEEKEEQMRFPNPELYRFAEPDSEENIVFEENMQPKSGIPIIKAGTVVKLIERLTYHMYADPNFVRTFLTTYRSFCRPQELLSLLIERFEIPEPEPTEADRIAMENGDQPLSAELKRFRKEYIQPVQLRVLNVCRHWVEHHFYDFERDADLLKRLEEFIGTVRGKAMKKWVESITKIINRKKQAQAIGPSHNITFESPPPAIEWHISKPGHTETFDLLTLHPIEIARQLTLLESDFYRAVQPSELVGSVWTKEDKEINSPNLLKMIRHTTNLTLWFEKCIVETENLEERVIVVSRIIEILQVFQELNNFNGVLEIVSAMNSAAVYRLDHTFEQIPSRQKKILEEAYELSEDHYKKYLAKLRSINPPCVPFFGIYLTNILKTEEGNPEFLKRHGKDLINFSKRRKVAEITGEIQQYQNQPYCLRVEFDIRRFFENLNPMGNSVETEFTDYLFNKSLEIEPRNVKPPPRFPKKYSYPLKSPGVRPSNPRPGTMRHPTPLQQEPRKISYSRIPESETEATASAPNSPRTPLTPPPASATSSTTDACSVFDSDPSSPFHTRSASVSSINFTKTSDDAPVPPPVPPRRRPESAPAESSPSKITSAHLDNPPAIPPRQPTSKVYSPRYSVPDRTCISDSCVTTANPPELPPREPVRTPDVFSSSPLHLQPPPLGRKSELGNTFFPNSPSPFTPPPPQTPSPHVARRHLPSPPLIPQDVDLPSVAGPPIPPRQSTSQHIPKLPPKTYKREHTHPSMHRDGPPLLENAPSS is encoded by the exons ATGTTGTGTCAAGCTCAACCAAGAAGTTTTCTGGATGTAGAG GATCGTGTTCAAAAAAGTTTCCCCCATCCTATTGATAAGTGGGCAATAGCTGATGCCCAGTCTGCTATTGAGAAGAGGAAACGAAGGAATCCGTTATCTCTTCCGGTAGAAAAAATCCATCCCTTGTTAAAG GAAGTTCTAGGCTACAAAATTGACCACCAAGTGTCTGTTTACATAGTAGCAGTATTAGAATACATTTCTGCAGACATCTTAAAACTGGTTGGGAATTATGTGCGGAATATAAGACATTATGAGATTACAAAACAAGATATTAAAGTAGCAATGTGTGCTGATAAG GTATTAATGGATATGTTCCATCAAGATGTAGAAGATTTAAGTGCACTAACTTTATCTGATGAAGAACCCTCCACCTCAGGGGAGCAAACCTATTATGACCTAGTGAAGTCATTTATGGCAGAAGTTCGACAATATATAAGGGAACTGAATCTCATTATCAGAGTTTTTAGAGAGCCATATGCCTCCAACTCCAAACTGTTTTCATCTCAT GATgtggaaaatatatttagtcGTATATCAGACATCCATGAACTTAGTGTGAAGTTACTGGGTCATATAGAGGACACTGTTGAAATGACAGATGAAGGTAGTCCTCACCCACTAGTAGGCAGCTGTTTTGAAGATATGGCAGAG GAACTAGCATTTGATCCATATGAATCATATGCACAAGATATTTTACGACCTGGGTTTCATGATCATTTTCTTAGTCAATTATcaaagccaggagcagcatTTTATTTACAG TCAATAGGTGAAGGCTTTAAAGAAGCTGTTCAGTATGTTCTACCCCGGCTCCTCCTGGCCCCTGTTTACCACTGTCTTCATTATTTTGAACTGCTAAAA caattggaagaaaaaagtgaggATGAAGAGGATAAGGAGTGCTTGAAGCAAGCAATAACTGCCCTGCTAAATCTTCAAAGCAGTATGGAACGGATATGCTCCAAAAGCCTTGCAAAACGAAGGCTTAG TGAATCCGCATGCCGGTTCTATACTCAGCAGATGAAGGGGAAGCAGCTAGCaattaagaaaatgaatgaaatccagaaaaatattGATGGTTGGGAGGGTAAAGACATTGGACAGTGCTGTAACGAGTTCATCATGGAAGGAACACTCACACGTGTAGGAGCAAAGCACGAGAGACACATATTCCTGTTTGATGGCTTGATGATTTGCTGTAAGTCAAATCATGGCCAGCCAAGACTTCCTGGTGCTAGCAATGCAGAGTATCGACTCAAGGAGAAGTTCTTCATGCGAAAGGTACAAATCAATGATAAAGATGACACTAATGAGTATAGACATGCTTTTGAAATCATCTTAAAAGATGAGAACAGTGTTATTTTTGCTGCTAaatcagctgaagagaaaaacaactgGATGGCAGCATTGATATCTTTGCAATATAGAAGCACGCTGGAAAGGATGTTGGATGTAACAAtgttacaggaagaaaaagaggagcagATGAGATTTCCAAATCCTGAGCTTTATAGATTTGCAGAACCCGACTCTGAAGAGAATATTGTGTTTGAGGAGAACATGCAGCCCAAATCTGGAATCCCCATCATCAAGGCAGGAACTGTTGTGAAGCTCATCGAGAGGCTGACATACCACATGTATGCAG ATCCCAACTTTGTTCGGACTTTTCTCACAACATATAGATCCTTCTGTAGACCTCAAGAGTTGCTGAGTTTGCTAATAGAAAG ATTTGAAATTCCAGAGCCTGAGCCAACGGAAGCCGACCGTATTGCCATGGAGAACGGAGACCAACCCCTTAGTGCAGAGCTGAAAAGGTTTAGGAAAGAGTACATTCAACCTGTGCAGCTACG AGTATTAAATGTGTGTCGACACTGGGTAGAGCACCACTTCTATGACTTTGAAAGAGATGCTGATCTTCTGAAACGTTTGGAGGAGTTCATTGGAACAGTAAGAG GCAAAGCCATGAAGAAGTGGGTTGAATCCATCACAAAGATAATCAACAGGAAAAAGCAGGCACAAGCCATTGGGCCGAGCCACAACATCACTTTTGAGAGCCCCCCTCCAGCAATTGAGTGGCACATCAGCAAACCAGGCCACACAGAGACTTTTGACTTGCTCACTCTGCATCCCATAGAAATCGCTCGGCAGCTCACTTTACTGGAGTCAGATTTTTACAG agctgtgcagccaTCAGAACTAGTTGGAAGTGTGTGGACAAAGGaagataaagaaattaattctccCAACCTTCTCAAAATGATAAGGCATACAACTAACCTAACTCTGTGGTTTGAAAA ATGCATTGTAGAAACAGAAAACCTAGAGGAAAGAGTAATTGTAGTGAGCCGGATAATTGAGATCCTGCAAGTTTTTCAAGAGCTAAACAACTTTAATGGTGTCCTTGAGATTGTCAGTGCTATGAACTCCGCAGCAGTTTATAGGTTGGATCACACATTTGAG CAAATTCCAAGTCGCCAGAAGAAGATCTTAGAAGAGGCTTATGAGCTGAGTGAGGACCATTATAAGAAATACTTGGCAAAACTCAGGTCCATTAATCCTCCTTGTGTGCCTTTTTTTG GGATTTACTTAACCAACatactgaaaacagaagaagGCAATCCTGAATTTCTCAAGCGCCATGGGAAAGACCTTATAAACTTCAGCAAGAGAAGGAAGGTAGCTGAGATAACAGGGGAGATCCAGCAGTACCAGAACCAGCCGTATTGTTTAAGGGTGGAATTTGACATCAGG AGATTTTTTGAAAACCTGAATCCAATGGGAAACAGCGTGGAGACAGAATTTACAGATTATCTGTTCAACAAGTCACTGGAGATAGAGCCACGAAATGTCAAGCCTCCTCCAAGATTT CCCAAGAAGTACAGCTACCCTCTCAAGTCCCCAGGTGTTCGTCCCTCTAATCCAAGGCCAGGTACCATGAGACATCCCAcccccctgcagcaggagccaaggAAAATCAGCTACAGCCGCATCCCAGAGAGCGAGACGGAAGCCACGGCGTCTGCCCCAAACTCGCCCCGGACCCCGCTGACCCCACCCCCTGCTTCTGCCACTTCCAGCACCACAGACGCCTGCAGCGTCTTCGACTCGGACCCTTCCAGTCCTTTTCATACAA GATCTGCTTCTGTATCATCCATAAACTTTACCAAAACTTCAGATgatgctcctgtccctcctcctgTTCCTCCACGAAGAAGACCGGAATCTGCCCCAGCTGAATCCTCCCCATCAAAA ATTACTTCTGCACACCTGGACAACCCACCAGCAATCCCTCCTAGGCAACCAACCTCTAAAGTGTATTCTCCAAGGTACTCGGTGCCTGATCGGACCTGCATCTCTGACTCCTGTGTTACCACTGCAAACCCCCCCGAGTTACCGCCACGGGAACCTGTGCGAACTCCAGATGTTTTCTCTAGCTCACCACTACACCTCCAGCCTCCACCCCTGGGGAGAAAAAGCGAACTTGGGAACACCTTTTTCCCAAACAGCCCCTCTCCGTTCACGCCCCCTCCCCCCCAGACACCTTCTCCACATGTAGCACGGAGGCATCTGCCATCGCCACCTTTGATACCGCAGGACGTGGACCTCCCTTCTGTTGCTGGACCACCCATTCCTCCACGACAAAGCACTTCTCAACATATCCCAAAGCTTCCTCCAAAAACTTACAAAAGGGAGCACACGCACCCATCGATGCATCGGGATGGGCCACCCTTGCTGGAGAATGCCCCCTCCTCCTGA